From Plasmodium falciparum 3D7 genome assembly, chromosome: 9, one genomic window encodes:
- a CDS encoding splicing factor 3A subunit 3, putative, with protein MSQFLIEQIRYLHEEIEVIEKAIAELIDEKVKNKKKNILYDYAINYLVEKIQEKSQLLLEYYNDEDKLKKEEMLFLSGKTGEDKNDIWKNYYERVKYIRDYHKKTNIKKIEIKSSKLYKLEALKCSKYKQSFSPLEKKGKYVDLNKFYNDFINMKKIKEFRISMFKKKEMASSHNRKRKKTGDNNNNNNNNNNVTTANINEFKEMDYVTYLHNFTRFIYIPRYCKYRNEEYKSYVENLLNYMISFFEKINVLVDCKTTYKEYEDDFYNKFNNKEIKGWEKYTYDLDFYCNINNKLYASEGTYQSYLKCKNYDNDLKKYLNKKYTVEQLEEIKKNIEKEDMNLARCEYLIQLYANILNKIIQRTIQNIQRKQAYTIDEIQKKKYKEEEQEDEKKRKKEYHLLSLMDHNNNELNNQNILLQDLENNNLSISMSDDDSSDMSNISNNEDQQKDLDEENEDDNDDNKPIYNPLNLPLGFDNKPIPYWLYKLHGLSKEYKCEICGNYSYFGRATFEKHFYEWRHSFGMKCLKIPNTLHFKEITKIEDALNLYEKLKKETQMNIFKPDQEVECEDSKGNVMNIKAYDDLKRQGLL; from the coding sequence ATGTCACAATTTTTAATTGAACAGATTAGGTACTTACACGAAGAAATCGAAGTAATAGAAAAAGCAATTGCAGAATTGATCGatgaaaaagtaaaaaacaagaagaagaatattttatatgattatgcTATAAATTATTTAGTTGAGAAAATCCAAGAGAAGTCTCAACTACTTTTAGAATATTATAACGATgaagataaattaaaaaaagaagaaatgcTTTTTCTTTCAGGGAAAACGGGTGAAGATAAAAACGACATAtggaaaaattattatgaacgtgtaaaatatataagagattatcataaaaagacaaatattaaaaaaatagaaataaaaagttctaaattatataaattagaaGCATTAAAATGtagtaaatataaacaatccTTTTCTccattagaaaaaaaaggcAAATACGtagatttaaataaattttataatgattttataaatatgaaaaaaattaaagaatttCGTATAAGTATGTTTAAGAAGAAAGAAATGGCTAGCTCACATaacagaaaaagaaaaaaaactggagataataacaacaataataataataataataatgtaaccACAgctaatataaatgaatttaaAGAAATGGATTATGTAACATACCTACATAATTTTACAcgctttatttatattccaagatattgtaaatatagaaatgaagaatataaaagtTATGTAGAGAATTTATTGAATTATATGATATcgttttttgaaaaaattaatgtatTAGTAGATTGTAAAACaacatataaagaatatgaagatgatttttataataaatttaataataaagaaattaagGGTTgggaaaaatatacatatgatttagatttttattgtaatattaataataaattatatgctTCAGAAGGTACATATCAAAGTTatttaaaatgtaaaaattatgataatgatttaaaaaaatatttaaataaaaaatatacagtGGAACAGTTggaggaaataaaaaaaaatattgaaaaggAAGATATGAATTTAGCACGATGTGAATATTTAATACAGTTATATGccaatatattaaataaaataatacaacgaacaattcaaaatatacaaaGAAAACAAGCATATACAATTGATGAaattcagaaaaaaaaatataaagaagaagaacaagaagatgaaaagaaaagaaaaaaagaatatcatTTATTAAGTTTAATGGATCATAACAAcaatgaattaaataatcaaaatattcttttacaGGATTTGGAAAACAATAATTTATCTATATCAATGTCAGATGATGATTCTTCAGATATGtctaatatatcaaataatgaAGATCAACAAAAAGATttagatgaagaaaatgaagatgataatgatgacaaCAAGCCAATATACAATCCTTTGAACTTACCATTGGGTTTTGATAATAAACCAATACCATATTGgttatataaattacatGGATTatcaaaagaatataaatgtGAGATATGTGGAAATTATTCCTATTTTGGAAGAGCCACGTTcgaaaaacatttttatgaATGGAGACATTCTTTTGGTATGAAATGCTTAAAAATACCTAATACATTACACTTTAAAGAAATTACTAAAATTGAAGATgcattaaatttatatgaaaaattaaaaaaagaaacacaaatgaatatattcaaGCCGGATCAAGAAGTGGAATGTGAAGATTCTAAGGGAAATGTCATGAACATAAAGGCATATGATGATTTGAAGAGGCAAGGTTTACTTTAA
- a CDS encoding telomeric repeat binding factor 1, putative, with the protein MDIQLLKIKRSILLDEDISPVLINTKDIEGKVKINKKKIKYKTPIKWEKEETKLLIEGINTYGLSKWSQIRQSYNFPQYRFFYT; encoded by the exons ATGG ACATTCAattgttaaaaataaaacgtTCCATCTTATTAG ATGAAGATATATCCCCTGTTTTAATTAACACAAAGGACATAGAGGGAAAagtcaaaataaataagaaaaag ATAAAATACAAAACTCCAATTAAATGGGAAAAGGAAGAAACAAAATTGCTCATTGAAGGAATCAAC ACCTATGGTTTATCCAAATGGTCACAAATTCGCCAATCGTATAATTTTCCCCAATACAggtttttttatacataa
- a CDS encoding alpha-tubulin N-acetyltransferase, putative, with protein METFNHIDIKKYTREDLLYLRNTNNVLFKMFQKQVDEIACLSSKEQKLCGTLTSINNIINENYTIYCLIHTDGLIGFIKIGEKNLYLYDKIKLHYGKCTCVLDFYILEKFQKRGLGIKIFNFMLKDNDISAFCLCYDNPSYKLQNFLKKYFSPCVLIKQPNHFVIFSNYFKNVSIKKVYERISN; from the exons ATGGAAACGTTTAACCATAttgatataaagaaatatacaaGAGAGGATTTACTTTACCTCAGGAACACTAATAATGTcttat TTAAAATGTTTCAAAAGCAAGTTGACGAAATAGCGTGCTTGTCCAGTAAG GAGCAAAAATTGTGTGGAACCTTAACgtctattaataatataataaatgaaaattatacaatatat TGCTTAATACACACAGATGGCTTAATAGGATTTATAAAA ATAGGTGAAAAGAATCTCTATTTATACGATAAAATCAAATTACATTATGGAAAGTGTACATGTGTGTTag atttttatatattggagAAATTTCAAAAAAGAGGCCTAGGAATA aaaatttttaatttcatgtTAAAAGACAACGACATTTCTGCTTTTTGTTTATG tTATGATAATCCTTCTTATAAATTGCAAAactttttgaaaaaatatttttctccaTGTGTTTTAATTAAACAg CCCAATCACTTTGTTATCTtttcaaattattttaagAATGTATCgataaaaaaagtatatgaGAGAATTTCTAATTAA
- a CDS encoding ribosomal RNA-processing protein 8, putative, with the protein MTDINNNKYSKLKVKKNKNKKNNNKNNDKNNTLLVSPNDKLKKEKRKKKHKNLNQKVIHNNNNNNNIHKDEHINEQSNNHIYVNNRTKKKKKNIELIKDKWINKKKKKKTKKKTKKKTNNTTIYDNDNNINVDEEEEKKKKNVFPYISVLRENVVNNKIHIHDTNEAYKYDYADLENNKQKYKKKKKIENSPEDIVNSSLFRYINEYMYTNNSEVVQNKLNQTKNVFNIYHQGYKNQKNKWPHNPVSIIIKHLKKYFNKNNKIADLGCGEAEIARTLDGWYIKSFDLIQYNHYVTPCNITQLPLNNNSYDCFILSLSLMNTDWPKIIFESVRCLKKGATLIIAEVVSRFTNYKAFIKFMNNVGFKLSNKINLDDFFYVFFFEKNQEVDISSSINEKRIKKVSSLLTPCIYKRR; encoded by the exons atgactgatattaataataacaaatattcCAAATTAAAagtgaaaaaaaacaaaaataaaaagaacaataataaaaataatgataaaaataatactcTTCTTGTAAGTCCTAATGATAAACTGAAGAaagagaaaagaaaaaaaaaacacaaaaatttaaatcaaaaggtaatacataataataataataataataatatacataaggatgaacatataaatgaacaaagtaataaccatatatatgtaaacaaTAGGactaagaaaaagaaaaaaaatatagagtTAATAAAGGATAAAtggataaataaaaagaaaaagaaaaaaacaaaaaaaaaaacaaagaaaaaaactaATAATACTACCatatatgataatgataataatattaatgttgatgaagaggaagaaaaaaaaaaaaaaaacgtatTTCCCTATATCAGTGTATTACGAGAAAATGTTGTAAATAACAAAATCCATATACATGACACAAATGAGgcttataaatatgattatgccgatttagaaaataataaacaaaaatataaaaaaaaaaaaaaaattgaaaacaGTCCAGAAGATATAGttaattcttctttattcagatatattaatgaatatatgtatacgAATAATAGTGAAGTtgtacaaaataaattaaatcaaacgaaaaatgtttttaatatatatcatcaaggatataaaaatcaaaaaaacaaatggcCACACAATCCTGTatctattataattaaacatTTGAAAAAGtattttaacaaaaataataaaattgctGATTTAGGATGTGGAGAAGCAGAAATAGCAAGAACGTTAGATGGGTGGTACATAAAGTCATTTGATCTTATTCAATATAATCATTATGTTACTCCTTGTAATATAACTCAGTTaccattaaataataattcttatgattgttttattttatcactATCTCTTATGAACACAGATTGGCCAAAAATTATATTCGAATCAGTTCGTTGTCTAAAAAAAGG ggcAACATTAATAATAGCTGAAGTAGTTAGTCGCTTTACAAATTATAAagcttttataaaatttatgaaCAACGTTGGATTTAAACTATCAAACaag ATAAATTTGGATGACTTTTTTtacgtatttttttttgagaagAATCAAGAGGTAGATATTTCATCTAGCATAAacgaaaaaagaattaaaaaggTTTCTTCCTTATTGACTccttgtatatataaaagaagataa
- a CDS encoding proline--tRNA ligase, putative, protein MLIKIIILIGLFHHVILSLKLVNLKKKRSNVFFVNNKILKRNVPKKKYRILSNKNQSYIGSNYIFNRIFNDNIKSNGDKTSELLQRANYIRDVNGIYNILPLGFRVINKIIDFLNKHLEKLNSHAMSLSILQAKKLWNISDRSKLYSDEFLYVYKQKQSKNDKSSEESLKKKIEDDGYILSPTCEESSLSLINQIYNENITIKCLPLLIHQYNYKFRNEKRFEKSLFKSKEFLMKDGYSFHSNEKCLNETYEKYKECYKNIFEELKLSFNIIKKRKKDKMNALESHEFQVLSRDGKYKEAAHIFKLGDYYSNKLDIKYLDKKNEKKNILMGSYGIGIYRLLYFLIENFYDEEGIKLPQQVAPFSVYLIQTNQKSKYSATKISKILNMYKDSMEKKGNISQQKNEQDDQGDDECGNSTFVSNIHNDDKVNKDDTLNNNNDTLNSNNTLNHDNGVNINNTLTYSPLTSNDIEYILTLWLFNTFKNKNVDIYYDDTDLHLSRKLKHCDLIGAPNRIIINLSNLDKKVKVPTNFYNYIDNSDNILLNKLYLTFQNITIEYKHRFSQEKKIMTIRELFKYFKFI, encoded by the coding sequence atgttaattaagattataattttaataggtttatttcatcatgtaatattatcattGAAATTggttaatttaaaaaagaagagaTCAAAcgttttttttgtaaataataagatattaaaaagaaatgtgcctaaaaagaaatatagaaTATTAAGTAATAAAAACCAATCTTATATTGGAtcgaattatatatttaatagaatttttaatgataatataaaatcgAATGGAGATAAGACTAGCGAACTTTTACAACGAGCTAATTATATAAGAGATGTTAAtgggatatataatatattacctTTAGGCTTTcgtgtaataaataaaataattgatTTTCTAAATAAACATTTAGAAAAACTAAATTCTCATGCTATGAGCTTAAGTATACTTCAagcaaaaaaattatggaaTATATCTGATAGATCAAAATTATATAGTGatgaatttttatatgtatataaacaGAAACAATCGAAAAATGATAAGAGCTCAGAAGAaagcttaaaaaaaaaaattgaagatGATGGATATATCTTAAGTCCAACATGTGAAGAATCATCTTTATCtttaataaatcaaatatataatgaaaatattactattaaatGTTTACCCTTATTAATTCatcaatataattataaatttagaaatgaaaaaagattTGAAAAAAGTTTATTTAAAAGTAAAGAATTTTTAATGAAAGATGGATATTCTTTCCATAGTAATGAAAAATGTTTAAATGAAacttatgaaaaatataaagaatgttataaaaatattttcgaagaattaaaattatcatttaatataattaaaaaaagaaaaaaagacaaAATGAATGCTTTAGAAAGTCATGAATTTCAAGTACTTTCGAGAGATGGCAAATATAAAGAAGCGgcacatatttttaaattaggAGATTATTATTCTAACAAATTAGATATCAAATATTtagacaaaaaaaatgaaaaaaaaaatatacttatGGGTTCTTATGGAATAGGCATATATCgtttattgtattttttgaTAGAAAACTTTTATGATGAAGAAGGAATTAAATTACCTCAACAAGTAGCACCTTTTTCGGTCTACTTAATACAAACGAAtcaaaaaagtaaatattcAGCAACAAAAATTTCCAAAATATTGAATATGTATAAAGACAGTATGGAGAAAAAGGGAAACATTTcacaacaaaaaaatgaacaagaCGATCAAGGGGATGATGAATGTGGAAATAGTACATTTGTAagtaatatacataatgatgataaggTAAATAAGGATGatacattaaataataataatgatacactcaatagtaataataccCTTAATCATGATAATGGtgtaaacataaataatactTTGACATATAGCCCTTTAACTAGTAACGATAtcgaatatattttaactcTATGGCTTTTTAATAcattcaaaaataaaaatgtagatatttattatgacGACACTGATTTACATTTATCAAGAAAACTAAAACATTGTGATTTGATCGGAGCACCTAAcagaataataattaatttaagtAACCTAGATAAAAAAGTGAAAGTACCTACAaacttttataattatatagataACAGTGATAATatcttattaaataaattatatttaacttTTCAAAATATTACCATAGAATATAAACATCGATTTtcacaagaaaaaaaaatcatgaCAATTCgtgaattatttaaatattttaaatttatatga
- a CDS encoding protein phosphatase-beta — protein sequence MKNCELSKRDLIFNNVINTKNNLKRLNKNVKGDLTYAEKKPKDTSLIIEEDKDEDSELDCGQSEKKYKISNGEEINNTFPNFNKEDNYNIYDNLSVKELSDEEVSSENEYNKKIKKNVLNNPINNQNSIELYTKTSINDEQNYKNINEQNNNSSGKISYNVDEWICKLLKCELLKIEEVKLMCDLLIDILKNEENCVRINVPVTVAGDIHGQFFDLLELFHIGGLPPDVNYLFLGDYVDRGYYSCECFCLVACFKIKYPSRVTLLRGNHESRQITKVYGFYDECIRKYNNNNIVWKYLTDVFDYLPLTAIINDEIFCDHGGISPCLQTIDEINKLDRFKEIPQDGAICDLLWSDPAGPEDEITEGWKPSPRGAGVLFSEEKTESFLRMNKLSCICRAHQLVQDGFQWMHNDKVVTIFSAPNYCYRCGNCASLMLVDEFMEKDFITFNTAPLRANAQALRRNVQYML from the exons ATGAAAAATTGTGAATTATCAAAACgtgatttaatttttaataatgtaataaatacaaaGAATAATTTAAAGCGTCTGAATAAAAACGTAAAAGGAGATCTTACTTATGCCGAAAAAAAACCAAAAGATACGTCTTTAATTATTGAAGAAGATAAAGATGAAGATAGTGAACTAGATTGTGGACaatcagaaaaaaaatacaaaatatcaAATggagaagaaataaataatacatttccaaattttaataaagaagataattataatatatatgataatttatCCGTAAAAGAATTAAGCGATGAAGAAGTAAGCTCcgaaaatgaatataataaaaagataaaaaaaaatgttttaaacAATCCAATAAATAATCAAAACTCCATAGAACTATATACTAAAACGTCAATAAACGAtgaacaaaattataaaaatattaatgaacAAAACAATAATAGTTCAGGCAAAATTTCTTATAATGTTGATGAATGGATTTGTAAATTGTTAAAATGTGAATTGCTAAAAATCGAAGAAGTCAAATTAATGTGTGACCTCTTAattgatattttaaaaaatgaagaaaactGTGTCAGAATTAATGTCCCTGTAACTGTTGCTGGAGATATTCATGGACAATTTTTCGACCTTTTGGAATTATTCCATATcg gagGTTTACCACCTGATGtgaattatttattcttaGGCGATTACGTAGACAGAGGTTACTATTCGTGTGAGTGTTTTTGCTTAGTTGCCTGTTTTAAGATAAAATACCCCAGCAGGGTGACACTATTGAGAGGTAATCATGAGAGCAGACAGATAACCAAGGTATATGGTTTTTATGATGAAtgtataagaaaatataataataacaacataGTATGGAAATATTTAACGGATGTATTTGATTATTTGCCTTTAACAGcaataataaatgatgagATATTTTGTGACCATGGTGGTATATCGCCATGTTTGCAAACAATAGATGAGATAAATAAGTTGGATAGGTTTAAAGAGATACCTCAGGATGGAGCAATATGTGATTTATTGTGGAGTGACCCGGCTGGTCCTGAGGACGAAATAACAGAGGGTTGGAAACCTTCTCCTAGAGGAGCAGGAGTTTTATTTAGTGAAGAAAAAACGGAGAGTTTTTTACGTATGAATAAACTTTCTTGTATATGTAGGGCTCATCAGTTAGTACAAGATGGATTTCAGTGGATGCATAATGATAAAGTTGTTACAATTTTTAGTGCGCCCAATTATTGTTATCGTTGTGGTAATTGTGCATCTTTAATGCTTGTAGATGAATTTATGGAAAAGGATTTTATAACGTTTAACACTGCTCCATTAAGAGCAAATGCTCAAGCTTTAAGAAGAAATGTTCAATATATGTTGTAA
- a CDS encoding thioredoxin-like protein 2, which translates to MFFLQNLKKITHPKYLCTTIRRNVYTELNKIDDYLSKVNGNKLVVAQFGASWCAPCKKMKPVIEKLGEDNDNIESLYIDIDEFPELGENEDINELPTILLRKNGKYLDKIIGMNESDLIKAVEKHQSD; encoded by the exons atgttttttcttcaaaatttaaaaaaaattacccATCCAAAATATTTATGCACAACAATTAGAAGAAATGTGTACACA gaattaaataaaattgatgATTATCTTAGTAAGGTTAATGGAAATAAATTGGTTGTTGCTCAATTTGGTGCTTCATGGTGTGCCCCttgtaaaaaaatgaaaccagtg attGAAAAGCTGGGAGAAGATAACGATAACATTGaatctttatatatagacATTGACGAATTTCCAG AACTAGGtgaaaatgaagatattaaTGAATTACCTACAATTTTGTTGAGAAAAAATGGGAAATATTTGGACAAGATTATAG ggATGAATGAGAGTGATTTAATAAAAGCCGTTGAAAAACATCAGAGTGATTGA
- a CDS encoding zinc binding protein (Yippee), putative has protein sequence MGRSFKVLLNNYVYSCSECGNHLSDPSELVSTSFRGRTGPAWLFSKVINVCEGQYEDRMMTTGQHTIVDIYCNNCRNNVGWKYEDSSEESQKYKKGKYILEKALLSFLVIDHHGKEHEFELKSSDCDF, from the exons atgggTAGATCATTTAAAGTACtcttaaataattatgtatacag cTGCTCCGAGTGTGGTAATCACTTGTCTGACCCGAGCGAACTTGTGTCCACTTCTTTTAGAGGACGGACAGGACCCGCTTGGCTTTTCTCAAAAGTTATAAATGTTTGTGAAGGGCAATATGAAGATAGGATGATGACTACGGGACAACATACCATTGTAGATATTTATTGTAATAATTGTAGAAATAATGTTGGATGGAAATATGAAGATTCCTCTGAAGAatcacaaaaatataaaaaaggaaaatatattctaGAAAAAGCATTACTTTCTTTTTTGGTTATTGATCATCATGGGAAAGAGCATGAATTTGAGTTAAAGTCATCTGATTGTGATTTTTAA